The genomic interval ttgtcAAATCGGTATTTTCTGGAAAAAAATTCTCCAGCCATTGTATCCAGCTGCAAGTCAATAAAATTCCTGGTAATGTTTGCAATTAAAACTGGACTCACTTTTAGAACTCACCGATCCACAGAAATATTCGGCACCAGCTGATAGATCTTTAGATATCGCTTATTGTTACGATATTCCGTTTGCACTTTCAGCGTGAAATCGAAATGAAAGTTTAAGAATTCCGATTCAGAGACACCGgatgaattaatattaatcagCCAGAGTAAACGGCCCTGGGCATTATATGTGCCTCTGTATATAAGCCTGGGCAGATGGCCCTTAACTTCGATTTTCGTTAAGCTGGGATCTTCGTCGAAGCCCTTGATTTCCGTTATAGTTGTGTTCTCGAAACCATAATTGATCTGATTGAGCAGGTCGAAAAAATACCAGGCGCCGCCCACCTGTCTATCATTGATGAGCACCGTATCCTTGACATGGACCACATCAATCGGCTTGAAGCCCACCGAGGGTATGCCCTTGGGAAAGCTGCGTATCAGAGCATTTGCCGTGTCCCTAATGCAGGTTGCATCTCCAAAATGGCACTTCTTGATT from Drosophila virilis strain 15010-1051.87 chromosome 2, Dvir_AGI_RSII-ME, whole genome shotgun sequence carries:
- the LOC6632867 gene encoding circadian clock-controlled protein daywake, with the protein product MRKLLILSMCLQLYIGSECSTLPKKIKKCHFGDATCIRDTANALIRSFPKGIPSVGFKPIDVVHVKDTVLINDRQVGGAWYFFDLLNQINYGFENTTITEIKGFDEDPSLTKIEVKGHLPRLIYRGTYNAQGRLLWLININSSGVSESEFLNFHFDFTLKVQTEYRNNKRYLKIYQLVPNISVDRWIQWLENFFPENTDLTIFINKIFNANWVEFWNELEKPILEVFTGVFLSIIEDIFHNVSYDDMFLSNKYENNDN